CAAATTTTGCCAATAAGAAGTTGTTAAAATGTGAtatcatataaaacaaaattaaaacgGGGGTGTAAAATGCCCATATTAAGATGTTGAAAAGTTGCATAAATGACACAGGCAATATCAAATAGTATATTGTGCAACAGTACTATAGTTTTCTGCCATCCTACACGAAAATTGAGTTCATGATCTTTCTTGTAAGTCTTTTCGACATACATTTTCCATAcacttaattaattttataatcaatatttgaaaattaaaataattttgtacaattaaattttctgttaagTATAAATTTGAAGTGTTATTCACACAATGGTGTGACAACAATCCAGTCATTATAGAATCTAATTATATTGGACAATATACTAAGACAACTGTCATCATTGGGTCAAAACTAAAAAGAAATACATTGAAGGAAGTATGTGAAAATCTACAATAACAACATGGAAGATgtatataaagtaaattttttaataagtcCATACCAATCATGCTCTAGATTTAGTTTTAGTGAAATATTGGGAGTTCAATACAAAAGGCAATGGATCTGCATAGGATTCCAACAGAATATTAAGGAGTACTTAATTTTACACAGAGAATCCCCAAAATGAGGGTGAGTTTCTCAAGACAACACTAATGAAGACTTGATGGCTatgaaaatctttttatttcatatcgAAATCTTATCTTCTTACAGGTTTTGTCTATTCCAATAgatgtgaaaaattttgaaaatgtaatatatatatatatatatatatatatatatatatatatatatatatatatatatatatatatatatatatatataaaataggataaagtaattttgaagcaacaaacattttgaaaatcacTTCCAAGCTGTTGGCCCAGAAAGGTTTGAACaactaattaaaattatgattaatgGAAATACAACTTTTCaacataataatattaaaaataaaacataccaCAAATTGAATTGACCATCacacaattataaaaatattcctgtGAATgctaaaaaattactttttgcTAATTGGGGAACGCGAGCGTGACCTAGATTTACTATTTTTCGAATCACTTACGTCCCCCCAATCTGAAAGATCATATTTTGACAAATCACCATCATCATCCTCCTCCtcatcatcttcttcttcttcctcatTTTCTACgagtttttcttttcttatttcgTTTCTATCTTCAGTTTCAGAGAGGTTAcgtcttttcttttttcttccaaattcaTCATATTCATCATCAGAATCATCTCTCTCTTTGTACTCAACTACACCTCTATCATTATATCCACCCCCAAATCCCGTTCTCTCTTCAACATCTCCGAATTTGGGGGCATTGCAAACATTACAAGATTGTCTTCTAGCCCAATTAACATTTCCACATTTGTTACATTGCCAATCATCAGCACTAAAAAGTCCTCTACTCTTTTCTGCAGCTGCCTTACCTATTTCAGTGCCTAGTTTACGTTTTTTTGTTGCCGCCAAGCTGAGAGATTTGCTTTTTCCGCATCTGTTACAATTACTTCTACGGGCAAAATTTAGGTTTCCACAATCTTCACATTTCCAATCACCttcaatggtatttttcaaactaGGAGGTGGAGGTGCAGTTATCTCCGAATCTGACATTGTAtcctaaaacaaaaatttatacaagacTTATGATTTCATCAATTAATTTGCCTACACAaattttattactcataaaATACCAGATAATGATAGATGCACTAatcttgagaaaaaaaataatttacgaggCTATTATATCATAATTCATTATTCCAATCAATTGATCACTAAATCTTCCTTGAAGAACCTTATACCTTTACAAACGATAAATGTTAATAACTATCTAAATTGTCTTATAAATAACGAACTTCACATATGGAGGTGGTAACCAAGGAAAACGAGAGAAATGTCACTTGTCACTTTGTTTGGTCTTCTTTTTTAATGTCGTTAAATACGTGGTTCAATTTAATCTGCGGCCACCAAACTGTTCTATTAGTTACATATCAATAGAGTTGAATAGAATTgataatcattttaaatataaagtacttttaaaagttttatttagcAAGGCTTCATTAATACAAAAGTATGTCATAGATATCAAGAGATTAGATCAATTTCCGCTTTCTGCTTAGACAAGAGCGTGAGATTTcgtatttcatttgttttcattaatatagacttcaaataaatttcaaaattcattgcTGTTAACTACATGTTATTTCCTAAACTCCAAATCTATAGTCAAGTGTTTTGTGCATTTGGAATGACTATGGAGAAATGTATCaaactatattatattaattttgatgGATGAATCttctaaaataaaatgaggaatgGAATTAAAGTATAATTAGGAACACTATAGTTTTAAGGTGTTGATATATTTCCATGACATGTTATTCAAACTGGATGTGCACTAGGTCTAtgattttcatattcaaaattgttgGCTGTCAAATTAAAGTAATGCGCAGTTAGATATAATCATGATCAATACAGAATACAGTATCAACTATCTCTCTTTAACTCTAGTCACTAATCATTCTTgttctttttctaaatttctacAAAGCTTGTCCATTTTATGCCGCTTGCTCTTGATTAAAGTTGATGACAggtttaaattgaaaaattgctaGCCGTTTATTTTCCCCAGTTTCTATAAGCTTATAAAATGTCTAAAGCTCATCCACCAGAATTAAGAAAGtaagatattattaaaaaaataaattgattactttgtatttgtattttttagatttatggATAAGAGGCTAACCTTAAAATTGAATGGTGGTCGACAAGTTACTGGTATTTTACGAGGATTTGATCCATTTATGAATTTAGTAGTTGATGAATCTTTCGAAGAATTTAAAGATAAGAGTAAAGTTAGTATTGGGATGGTGGTAAGTtgaaactttaatatttttgtgatatttgataagttgtgatattcaacattttttttacaatcaCCATCTTGTTCGGTCGACCGTGTTCATAATTAACGTAACGATATTCACTTTGTTATGCATAGATAGTTTATTTTcaggtaaatttatttttaggttattcGTGGAAACAGCATTATAATGTTGGAGGCATTGGATAGGATCTAGTTTTCAGTTTATAATGTATGatagaattaatttttggtGTTAAATAAATGTAATGGAATTAAGACTAATAAATACAgacattttgtaaaaaatgcatCAACTTTCCTATTTCAAtgacattttatttgaattttttattactaactACTAATAATGGCTCTGGAATGTACATTGTGCATTTGAGATAAGCTGGATGCAAACTTAATGTTTTCAAGAAGTAGTATAAATATTGAACAGATGTGTTAAATATAAATTGCTGTGTTATACACTTAACTGTTAAGCAAAGTCAACCCACAACTAACAGCTTTTATAAAAATCACACAGTACTTGCTTAAAGTTACAGTATTATGTGACAAAAGGCAAATCacagcactaacataagttattcaagGATTTAAGCATAGGCTCTATATCAGTACAAAGCATAAGGGCTTAGTTGCCAACCTTATAGtgttaaaattttaaactcCACATAAAGACCGGCCATCATAAGTTTTGACTGATGATTGCTGATTTTTACATCTATTACAGTTACATACACTAAATAATATGTTGAGTTTTcttaatataatcaattaagtgaaaaattataataaaatgatagaAATTTACCAGTTTATGATTTATTTACCTTAGTACCTATCATGCATAGCGAATTTAAACTTTCTCTAGGCCATCTGGAACTGGGTTAGAGGTTTGATCTATAGCTCCGTCAGAgataaaaatgatgatttttggAAATCTAAATAAACGTTGAGAGATGTGTTTAGGAAATTTGGAGCACATATGTATCTTACAAGTTTAAATAAATGAGCCAAATTTGACACGTTTATGTGACATAGTTTTGAGTTATGAGGGGGTCAAAAGTAGCTCCAAATAATACACAGGGTGCTTCTCACCAGTTTTGTTACTTGAACTTGTACTACTGGAGTAAtgcaaacattttttgtgtatgATTAATAATTATGATTTCGTGATTTgcttaaaatgtaaaattttaaataactcGTGGTTACGTGATTtagggtgcattccactaagcactcaCGACAATCACGATCGTTCCTGTTCCACTTACTTCAGAGCTTTTATTCGTAATCCCAAGTGGAATGGATTACGAGGCATTTTGAGCATtgagaaaaatatggaaaaaattaagcGAATTATCTCACTACTGCTGATGGGAACCATTAATCATCTAGTTAAGTGATACAAAGTGTTCCTTACTTTACCCTCCATTAATGTATCTTCTCGGATTACCTAATTTTTGTCTAATGAgattgtgaagaatcataaatctacctaCCTAACCTCTAGTTactattgtattcgttaagatttattgtacacTGACACTCTTATAGTTTTGATCTTCACGATTtcagtagtcagattattgaaacaattttatttgtttataagttCTGCTTATAAAAAACGATGTTTACAAAGTTGTAAGTTAAGTTATATAACTAGTGAAAGCTTTAAGAGGTTATGTTGTAATTTCtaagtttttgaatttattagtaGAGTGCTTAACTGatttacattaaagtaaaatcCAAATATGCGATAGTAAATCTTTGGAGGTGCGTCACAAAAATGTCTTAAAAGTACTTATAATATGACGcattaaataatgagataagGCCGCTTGAAATGATGCAATACAATGTGCTAGAAGTTGCATAGAATTTCttgcaagatcaaaatattacatagacgaatattgcacgttgCTTGAtgttaaggccgcttgacatgaagCAATGAAACGTGCAAGAAGTTGCATGGAATTTCTTGcaacatcaaaatattacatagatgAAAATTGCACGTTGCTTGATATTAAAGCCGCTTGACATGAAACCATACAATGTGCAAGAAGTTGCATGTAATTTCgtgcaaaataaaaatattacatagacgaatattgcacgttgCTTGATATTAAGGTCGCTTGACATGAAGCAATGAAACGTGCAAGAAGTTGCATGGAATTTCTTGcaacatcaaaatattacatagatgAAAATTGCACGTTGCTTGATATTAAGGCTGCTTGACATGAAGAAATATAACGTGTAATGCATGCAATATTTCTTTCAGTTGTTTGGAGTTCCGACTAAGAAAGACATAATGACAACGCTTTCTCTATCTTCCGAGATTTCAAATCGGTTCTGAGCATTCttaagcatgcgcagtatagataaagtgtctcgaacgagagagaaaatgaatatgtcggcaccgtaacgtaagGACGTTTTTTCATATACCAACTGTCCGTATAGGAATATTACCTATATGGAAACTAATTATTTCGACTTTGTTAACAAATATGAGCaaaaacaaaatcgaaataagaTTAAATTTACCACGAGGTCGAAATGATTAGTTTTACGAATGTCAGCTGATCTAAGACTGACATTTGATTGGTTGctaagccaaaagtaactagatttctccaTAGAATTGCAATTTCACGCAATAAAACTTACACCAAACCGATAATGCTGTAAGTGCGAGAatttgcatgaaacaatcagctgaacttcatctgcacATGCTTTTGattaaaggccgcttgacatgacgaaagacaacgtgcaatgcaatgcaagacgccaTATTTCTTAATCAAAAGTATACgtagatgaagttcagctgattgtttcatgcaaacTCTCGCATTTGCAGCTTTATCGGTTTGATGCCATTTTCATTGCTTACTAGTCGCCATTCTAG
The sequence above is drawn from the Diorhabda carinulata isolate Delta chromosome 6, icDioCari1.1, whole genome shotgun sequence genome and encodes:
- the LOC130895729 gene encoding probable small nuclear ribonucleoprotein G, which gives rise to MSKAHPPELRKFMDKRLTLKLNGGRQVTGILRGFDPFMNLVVDESFEEFKDKSKVSIGMVVIRGNSIIMLEALDRI
- the LOC130895727 gene encoding zinc finger Ran-binding domain-containing protein 2, whose protein sequence is MSDSEITAPPPPSLKNTIEGDWKCEDCGNLNFARRSNCNRCGKSKSLSLAATKKRKLGTEIGKAAAEKSRGLFSADDWQCNKCGNVNWARRQSCNVCNAPKFGDVEERTGFGGGYNDRGVVEYKERDDSDDEYDEFGRKKKRRNLSETEDRNEIRKEKLVENEEEEEDDEEEDDDGDLSKYDLSDWGDVSDSKNSKSRSRSRSPISKK